CTATACTATTATGGGCTATTTGAAACCTTCTAAGGGCTCAATTACCATTTTGGGAAAGGATATAACCAAAATAAAGCGTTCCTGGCTGGCAAAACAGCTTGCCTTTGTGCCTCAAGAAACAAGTTCCGAATTTGATCACACAGTGCAAGAAACGGTTTTAACGGGTCGCTATCCCTATTTGGGTTTATTACAGTCCTATAGTTCCGAAGATTATGAAGCTGTGGATGCCGTTTTGGCTAATTTGAAATTAACGGAACTAAAACATCGCTGGCTTTCTGAAATCAGCGGAGGTGAAAAACAGAGGGTTTTAATTGCCAGAGCGTTAGTTCAGCAGACACCTTTTATTTTGTTGGACGAAAGCTTGTCCCAACTGGACATCAATTATCAGATAGAAATAATGGGCATTTTAAAATCCATTCACAGCAAGGAAAATAAGACAGTTCTAATTGTTTCGCACAACTTAAACTTGGCGGCTAACTATGCTGAAAGTTTAATTTTCTTGAAAGAGGGTAAACTATTGGCTGTGGGGAAACCAGAACACTTGATGCAAAAAGAGACACTGAAGGATTTATTTAGCGTGGAACTGGATATTATGCAAAATCCCTATACGGGCAGACCTAACATTATCTATCCGTAAGCGTTTGATTTATGAGATGCCGTCAGTTTTTATCCGTTTTCGTTCTTCTACTTGGTTTCGTATCTCTTCTGGAAAGTATCAAAGTATCTGGTATCGTTACAGATATAGAAGATAGACCTTTGGAAGCGGTTCGCCTGATTAGCGGCAAAAAAACTACGCTGAGTAAACAGAATGGCAATTTTAGCATAGAAGTTAGCGATTCTTTATCAGTCAGCCGTTTGGGCTATCAAAACCAAACACTCTCCGTAAATGAAATAATTGCTCTCCCCAAAGACAATGAAGGAATCCGGATAAAATTACAAAGCAAACCAGTTCAATTATCTACCTACCGAGTATTTACTCAACCAATGGGAGAAAACATCGCCCCTGCGGATATCGTTACTTTGCCCATAGACCCCGATAAACATTATAGCAGTGCTTCGGAATTGATTTCACAAACATCTTCCTTTCAAAATTCCGGCACACAACTAAAAGGCGAAGTAGCCGAAATAAACATCTTGGGAAATATCAGCCGACACACTTTAGTTTTACTGGATGGCATCGCGATGAATACTTTAGGCGAGCCCTTTGATTTTTCTCGCCTGAATATGGATAACATAGAAAGCATTGAAATCGTGAAAAACAATGCCAGCGTTTATGGAGGCGGTTCTGCCATTGGTGGCATAATAATGATCACTACCAAACAAGGCGCTGCCCTAAAAACCAATCTGGAAAGCAAAACGGAATTTGGCTCTTACGGCTATTTTATGCAAGATCTGTCGCTAAGCGGTCTCAGCTCGGAAAATTCTTATCGCCTCTGCCTTAATGTCTATGATGCCAATAACGATTTTCCCATTAGGAAAGGAGAAATGATTCCGGAAGATAGCGAAAACATCCGCCAAAATAACAGTAAACAACAGCTCTCTTTTTCCGGTGCGTATTCAACTCGCCTTGCCAAATTGCTGACCAGCTTTTCAACTGACTTTGTAACTTTTCAGAGGGAACTTCCCGGTCCGCTGAATTTTGCCGATTTATATTACAAGGCGTTTTTAGAGGGTTCTTCGCTGCGTCCTCAAATTCGCCTTTCCGCCAATTTTGGCAATTTTGCCTGGCAAAGCAATAACTGGCTAATCCACGATGAAACAAATTATGATAATACGCAGTCCTTAATTGAGGGCTTTTCCCAAAAATATGAACAAAAAAATGACAACTTTGGCATAAAACAATCTCTCAGCTATGATAAAGATGCTTTCCAAGGGACATTATCTGGTGAATATGCTTATAATCGCTATCGCTATCGGGATTTAATTAACCCTCAGCAAGGCAAGATTAATTATCTTAGAAATCAATTTGCGCTTGCCTTAAAACTTAATCAACAAAAGGAATTTGCCTGGCTGATTGTAAATAACGGTTTGGCAGGTCGTTACGATTATATAAAGGGTGAAGATGAATTTAGTGGTCGGCTGGAATTTTCCGTTCGCA
This Candidatus Cloacimonas sp. DNA region includes the following protein-coding sequences:
- a CDS encoding ABC transporter ATP-binding protein yields the protein MIELQNVTCGYENFPVLKDISLQIAEGDFYALLGPNGAGKSTLLYTIMGYLKPSKGSITILGKDITKIKRSWLAKQLAFVPQETSSEFDHTVQETVLTGRYPYLGLLQSYSSEDYEAVDAVLANLKLTELKHRWLSEISGGEKQRVLIARALVQQTPFILLDESLSQLDINYQIEIMGILKSIHSKENKTVLIVSHNLNLAANYAESLIFLKEGKLLAVGKPEHLMQKETLKDLFSVELDIMQNPYTGRPNIIYP
- a CDS encoding TonB-dependent receptor, with the translated sequence MRCRQFLSVFVLLLGFVSLLESIKVSGIVTDIEDRPLEAVRLISGKKTTLSKQNGNFSIEVSDSLSVSRLGYQNQTLSVNEIIALPKDNEGIRIKLQSKPVQLSTYRVFTQPMGENIAPADIVTLPIDPDKHYSSASELISQTSSFQNSGTQLKGEVAEINILGNISRHTLVLLDGIAMNTLGEPFDFSRLNMDNIESIEIVKNNASVYGGGSAIGGIIMITTKQGAALKTNLESKTEFGSYGYFMQDLSLSGLSSENSYRLCLNVYDANNDFPIRKGEMIPEDSENIRQNNSKQQLSFSGAYSTRLAKLLTSFSTDFVTFQRELPGPLNFADLYYKAFLEGSSLRPQIRLSANFGNFAWQSNNWLIHDETNYDNTQSLIEGFSQKYEQKNDNFGIKQSLSYDKDAFQGTLSGEYAYNRYRYRDLINPQQGKINYLRNQFALALKLNQQKEFAWLIVNNGLAGRYDYIKGEDEFSGRLEFSVRNWGNNYLETGATIGNSFALPSPFDLYWKGDSQTLGNPNLKSEKATGYQIWIKGNIPKATLKATLHQNKIKNLIQWRQVQMYGPVWKPMNIGKATVRNLELEGNCQPLKQLELTASAVFTKAKDTTYYDFADAPQLMYRPEVLYSFAVDWQPGLLHFWTKYSFTGKQWTTPDNLIDPISAYALVDCGLSLHWQKDNWKFTPALSIKNLTDENYMVHAYVPEPGRTFYATLQVNK